The Candidatus Methylacidiphilales bacterium genome includes the window GATGTCCCGCACCCCGCTGTTGGAAACGCCCCGGGGGGGCGAAACCTTGATACCGGGCTGGAGGACAAAGCTGGAACTGAGGATGAAAAAAATCAGCAGCAGGAGAACCACGTCGATCAACGGGGTCATGTCCAGTGGACCCTGGAAAGCATGGACAGAACGTCGCAGTTTCACGGCTGTGCGGCCGGGAGCTTGGCCGCAACAACGGGTTCAGAGGCGGCGGCGGGACCGGATGAAAGCTTGAGCAACTGGACAATCTCGATCCCGCTGCGTTCCATATCGGTGATAAGAGTGTTGAGGCGGCTGATGAGGTAATGGTGGGCCACATAGGCGGGGATGGCCACGCAAAGTCCGCCGGCAGTCGTGATCAGCGCTTCCCAGATGCCCCCGGCCAGATCGCTGATCGGTGCCGCACCCATGGAATGGTTCATGTTCATGAAGGTGGAAATCATGCCGACCACCGTTCCCAGCAGTCCCAACAGGGGGGAAATCTGGGCGACCATCCCCAGGAGGGGCAGGTGGGCTTCCAGTGCGGGAACCTGGAGTTGGGCCACTTCCCGGGTCAATTCTTTCAGGTCGTCTTTGCCCAGGTTCCGTTTCATCAACGCCGCCTGCACAACCCGCACCGCAGGACCGTAGGCCTCGTCGCAACGCTCCAAAGCCTCCTCGTGTTTGCCCTGCCGGACCAGGTTCGCGATGCCTTTGAGAAAGGGCTCCACCGGCATCGAACAACGGTGGAAGTGGATCAAGCGCTCCACGAACACCCCCAGACCGACAACGCTGCAAGCAAAGAGCGCCCACATGATCGGGCCGCCCAACTGGATGATTTCAAAAACTCCGGAGGTCGTCATGGACTGGAATCAGGGGTGGGGTGGCCGCTGGCCGGGATCACCAAACAAATGAACGTTCCTGCGCCACGATCTTGCCATCACGGACCACAGAAATCCGCCAGGAGTGGACATCGCCATATTCACGATATTCCTTCCCCGTGACTGAAAAGGTACCCTTGAACGATCCCCGGGCTTTGGGGAACGGAATCTCCAAGGTGCGCACTTGATCACGGGTCGCCGACTGGCGGTAATCCAGACGCAGGACAAAATCCGCCACCGCACCGTGGTTGGCCCAAGACACAACGAAATACTGTCCCCGACGGCCCATCCTCTGCGACTCAGTGATGGCGCCGTGGTCGAAGTACTTGAATTCGTAGGCCAGGGAGCGGCTTTTGCCGGCCGAGGTTTTTTCGGGATCGTTGAGGAAATCGTAAATTTTGCGGATCGAGACGACCTTGTCCGGTTCCACAGCCAGTTCCCAAGGCTGGTTGCCTGCGGCTGATTTCTCCACCTCCACCGGTTGTTCGGCGGCGCTGGCAGCCGGTTTTTGCTGGCCCTCGCCTTCCGCATTGAAGGCGGCCCCGGATGACTCCGGAAGCTTGGCTTCCTCCGCCCGGCACATGGGCACGGTGAGTAACAGGGCCAGTATCAGGAAAACGCTGCGCATCCGAGCGTAATAGCTCTCCCGCCCCCCCTCTGTCAATGACCACCCTCGCCCGCGCTTCCAGCCACCACGAAGGTGATTTCCCCACGGACCTTGCCCTTCAGGAAATGGGCCAGCAACTCGGAAGCGGGTCCCCTCCGGATTTCCTCGAATTTTTTGGTCAACTCCCGGGCCACGCACACCGTCCGCTCCGGCAAGACCAGGACACAATCCTCCAGCGTTCGCAAAAGGCGGTAGGGCGACTCAAAATAAACACTGGTGCTGTCTCGCGCCCCCGCGGCCGCCAATTCCGTCCTCCGGGCCCCGCCCTTGACCGGTAAAAACCCCCCGAAATAAAACGGGGTGATTTTCATGCCCGAAGCAACGAGGGCGTGCAGCACCGCCGACGGACCCGGCACCACCTCGATATCCACCCCCGCGCGCACGCAGGACCGGATCAAACGCTCCCCCGGGTCGGACACCCCGGGCATGCCCGCATCGCTGACCAGCGCGATCTTGCCTCCATCCTGGAGGCGTTGCAAAAACTCCGCCTGTCTCTGGCTCTCGTTGAATTTGTGGTAACTCTGCTGCGGCACCGAGATGCCAAAATGGTGCAAGAGCAAGCCCGTGTGCCGGGTGTCTTCCGCGGCGACCAGGTCCACCTCCTTCAACACCCGCAGGGCCCGGACCGTGATGTCCTCCAAATTTCCGATCGGCGTCCCAACCACGTAGAGTTTTCCTGCCATTTCTCCCGATTATCCTCCCGCCGCGGAAACAACAGCTTTTTCGTTGATAGGTGCAACCCCGCCGTCTTATTCATTGCCGGGAACCCCGCATTCTGCCAATCAGGTACCATGCGGCGCACAAAAATCATCGCCACCCTCGGGCCGGCCACGGAGAACCCGGAAACCATCCGCGAAATGATCCGACTCGGTGTCAACATTTTCCGCCTCAACATGTCCCATGCCACCCACGCCTGGGTCCGCACCATCGTCCCGGTCATCCGGGAAGCCGCCACCTCCCTCCGGCGCAACACGGCCATCCTCATGGACACCCAAGGGCCCGCCATCCGCACCGGCGACTTGCCGACCAAACTCGACCTCAAGGTCGGTGACAAATTCACCTTCACCGTCCGCGGGACCCAGTCCGAGGAGGTTTTCTCCGTCGACACCAATTACGACGATCTGGTCAACGACATCAAAGTCGGCGACATCGTCCTGGTCGACAATGGTGTCATCCACATGATCGTGCGGGAAAAGAAGGACAACGCCCTCGTCTGCGAAGTCCTCACCCCCGGCACCCTCGGCAGCCGGCGCCACATCAACCTTCCCGGAGTTCGGGTCAACCTCCCCTGCCTCACGGAAAAAGACCTCGCCGACCTCAAGGTCGGCATCGAATGCCAGGTGGATTGGGTCGCCCTGTCCTTCGTGCGCGAGGGCGCGGACATCACCAAGCTGCGCGAAGTCCTGGCAGCGGACGGAGGCGGTGACATCGCGGTCATGGCCAAAATCGAAGACCAGTCCGCGGTCAAGAACATCGGCGAAATCGTGGATGCCGCCGACGCCATCATGGTGGCCCGAGGGGATCTGGGCATCGAATGGCCCTACGAGGAACTGCCCATCGTCCAGCGCCGCATCGTCAAACACTGCATCCGCAAGGTCAAACCGGTTGTTGTCGCCACCCACATGCTGGAAAGCATGATCTCCAGCCCGGTTCCCACCCGGGCCGAGATCACCGACGTCGCCAACGCCGTCTTCGAGCAGGCCGACGCCATCATGCTCTCCGGGGAAACCACCGTGGGCAAGTATCCCCTGCGCTGCGTCGAGGTGCTGGACCGTGTGGCCCAGCGGATCGAACGCAGTGGTGGCATCAACTTCCATCAGGAGATCCAGGTCGAGGCTCCCCGCGACCAGGTATCCGCCTCGGCGGTCCACTTGGCCAACCAAGTGGGGGCTGATGCCCTCTTTGTCTTCACCCGCACCGGACGCATCGCCCGCATAGTCGCCGGTCTGCGCCCGGTCTGTCCCATCATGGCCTTCACCCCGGACCGACGGCTTTCCCGCCGTCTCTGCCTCCTCCACGGCATCTACGCCCATACCCTGGCCTTCGACGAATCCCCCCTGGCCACCATCGAACTCGCCGAAGAACACATCCGCGGCCACCAATTCATGCCCCCCGATGCCAAAGTCGTCATCGTCACGGAAATGCTCGTCAATCAGAAAAGGTTCTGGACCGCCCAACTGCGCACCTTGGGTTGATTTTTTCTCGGTGGGTTGATTTTCAAGGTCCCTCCCCGAACCGTCACAATTTAAACACATCTTCGCCACAATCGGGGTGCATTGCTTGTTTCCGGTCCCTCGTGGACCGGTTGCGCATGTCCACCACCCAAACCAGTCCAAGCCCCACGCACCGGACGGCCTCTTTCCAGACCCCCAGTCTGCCCGTGGCCCTGACGGTTCCTCTTTCCGGGGATCACGGCCAATCTGATACCGTCCTGCGCGATGCCCTCACCCACCAGACCGGGAAGGTATCCACTCCCGTGCGTGACCGCTACTCTCCCGGAATCAAGGTCGACTGGGCCAACCTCGTTGATTCCACCGCCACCCTCCCTTTCAACATCACCCTGGACCAAGTCCAACAGTTCTACCGCGAACATCCGACGGAAAAATACGCCGCGGTGCTCGACCGCGACCGCATCGTCGGCCTCTGCTCGGAATTGAGCATCTCGCGCAAACTCACCGTCAGCCGCGGCCTCGGCTACCACGTCTATTCCAAGACCAGCCTCGAACGACACCTTGAACCCACATTCCTCACCATCCAACGCGGCACCCCCGTGCGCGACGTCCTCTTTCGAGTCATGTCCCGGACCGAGGGTTTTTTCGACGATGTCATCCTGACCGATGAACGCGGCAAGTATCTGGGCCTCATCCGCACCCAGACCATGATGCTGCTCCAACACCGCATCAGCCAGCAACAGGTCGATGACCTCGAATCCCTGACCCTCAAGCTCAGCGACAACAACATCGAGCTCGAACGCGCCCGTGACACCGCCATGCAGGCGGCTGAAATGAAATCCACCTTCCTGGCCAACATGAGCCATGAGATCCGCACCCCGCTCAACGGAATTCTCGGGATGATCAAGATCCTCATGCGGACCGAACTGGTCCCGCAACAGCGGCGCTACGCCACCACCGTTCTCAATTCCGCCAACGCCCTCCTCACCATCCTCAATGACATCCTCGACTTCTCCAAGATCGAGGCTGGGAAGATGACCTTTGAGCAGATCAACTTCGACCTTTCCGATGTCGTCGAGGAATGTGTCCAGTTGCTATCCGAACGCGCCCGCGAGAAAAAAATCCAGATCTTCAGCTGGATCGACCTCCAAGCCAAAACCCGCATCGTCTCGGATTCCAGCCGCCTCCGCCAGGTCATCCTCAATCTTGCCTCCAATGCGGTCAAATTCACCGAGAACGGCGAAGTCGTCGTCCGCATCGACCAGGAAAAAGAATCACCCACCCACGTCACCCTGCGGGTCTCGGTCAAAGACACCGGCATCGGCGTCACCCCCGAAGTCCGCGAGCGCCTCTTCCGCCCGTTCGAACAGGGCGACCGTGCCACCAACCGCAAATTCGGCGGCACCGGACTCGGACTGGCCATCTGCAAACGCATCGTGGAAATGCTCGGCGGATCTATCGGCTGCGAGAGCGAACTGGGCAAGGGATCCACTTTCTGGTTCCTCATCGATCTGCCCAAACAGGCCGACACCGACCATTTGGCCGCCCGCCGCGAAGAAGACCTCTGGGGACTTCGCATGCTGATCGTTGACTCCAGCACCACGTTTGGTTCCTACCTCGAGCAACACATGGGCCGATGGAAGGTCGTTTCCCGCATCACCCACGATTCCGCCCATGCCTTGGACATTGCCCGATCCCAGGCCGACCGCGGCACCCTCTTCGACGCAGTCATCGTGGATTACCATCTCGAACCGATGAACGGCCTGGAACTGGCCCGCCATTTCCAAGCGGATCCCCGCCTGGCCCGTTCCCGTTTCATTCTCCTGACCTCCTTCGAAAACGAATTGTCCGCCGACACCTTGGCCCAGGCGGGTGTGGCGGGCACCCTGCCCAAACCCCTCAAGCCCTCCGAACTTTATGACAAGCTGGCGGAAAGCCTCCGCTCGCAACCGGAAAACCGACACATCGTCTCCGCAGTGGAATCGCAAGTGCCCAAGTCGGTTCCCGTAGTGCTTTCCACCCCGACTCCCATCCCCGCTCCGGAGCCCCGAACCCGGGAAATCTCCCCGGCCGCCGTGCCGGCCCCACCGGCCCTCGCCACCACCCAACAAGAACGCGCCTGCCCCCCCCTCAACCTCCTTTTGGTCGAGGACAGCGAGGTCAACCGCGAAGTCGCCATCATCCTGCTCAGCAGTTGGGGCCACACCGTCGAGACCGCGGAAAACGGACGCGTCGCCGTCACCATGCTTCAGGACCGCACCTTCGACGGTATCCTCATGGACTGCCAGATGCCGGAAATGGATGGTTACGAAGCTACCAAAGTCATCCGCGATCCCTCCAGCAGGGTCCTCGACCATGATGTGCCCATCGTGGCCATGACGGCCAACGCCATGCCTGGCGACCGGGAGATCTGCATACGCGCCGGCATGAACGACTACGTCGGCAAGCCGATCGACGAGGGCGAACTTTTACAGTCCCTGTTCAGGGTGGCCAGGAACAAAACCCAGCGGGCCGGAAGCGCGACCACCGCTCAACCCATGACCCCGGCTCCCAATCCGGTTGATTCGCTCGAATCCGCATTCACCCGGTCCGTGCCCAGCCTCGCCGTGGCAGCTCCACCCATGGATTCCACACCCAATGTAGTGACGGCCGGGGCCCCTTCGGACCCGGTGGAAGAGGAGGATGATGACGCCCCTTATTTCCCCGCGCGCCTGATGAGCCTGTTCCTCAACGAAACCAGCTCACGTCTGGCCGAACTGCGTGAATCTCTCCAGCGCGAAGACATGATCGTGGTCCAGCGCATCGCCCACACGATCAAAGGAACGGCGGGCAACTTCCGCGCCCACCGACTTTACGAAATCACACGCCAAATCGAAAAACTGTCCCGTGACCACGACATCCAGGCCATCTGGCCCCTGATGGGCCAGGCCGAGGAAACCTTCCAGAACGTCAAAACCAAATACCTCCAGTCGGTAGCCTATCAACCCGGAGAAACCCCATCATGAGCACTATCCCCGATCTAAATGCCGATTCCACGGTCTACCTCTTCGACGGACGCCAACAAAATGGCCCCATGCCTTACGCCGACCTGTGGGCCCTGGCCCGTTCCGGCAAGCTGCCCAATCACGCCTTTTTCTGGTCCCCCGGCATGGCCGACTGGCTCCCGGTCAGCCGCCTGCCCGTCCTACGCACCCCAGGCGTCACTGCCTCACCCTGCGTACTCGTCATCGACGATGATGTCATCATGTCGGAGATGATCTCGGAATTGATCCGACAGCATAAAATCGAGGCTGTGACCGCCGACGACTTCGGTCCCGCCTGCCAGATCCTCGAAGAGCGCGGTTTGGACAAATTCGACGCCGTCATCACCGACTTCGAAATGCCCGGTGGCACGGGCGTGGAATTGGTCCGTTGGATCAAGCAGCGCGACCGCTCGCTCCAGGTCATCATGCTCACGGCCCAGGACAACAAGGAAGTGGTCAAGCTTTCGCTCCGCTCCGGGGTGGTCGATTTCCTGGAAAAACCCGTGCGTAAATCCGCCCTCATGAACGCCCTGGATTCCGCCATCAGCCAGACCCTCCGCCAGCGCGAGGAACGGGCCGCCTTCATGGAAATGGTCCGCCAGCGCCTCGTCGGCAAGGGCGTCCTTGCTGAACAGGTGATGAAGGAGCTGATCTTCCGGGAATCCGGCCTTTCCAACCTTCTGACCAAGCTTGATGCCATCAGCCGGTATACCGCCCAGCTCGAACAGTCCGGCACCTCCATCCTCCCCGGCTCCGAAGTTCCCCAGGGTTCCGGCCCCTTCAGCGGTGTCTTGGGCGAGCTCAGCGTCATGGACATCCTCCAGATGCTCATCCAGTCCCACAAAACCGGTGAGCTCAAAATCTCCCGCACCGACCGCACCTTCGTCGGCTCAGCCTACCTCGACGACGGCAGCATCATCCACGCCGCCTCCGGTCCGGACCAGGGACACGAGGCCCTCAAGAGCCTGTTGCAGTGCAATCGTGGTTACTTCAGCTTCGATTACGGCTCCGAACCCCAGCGTCGCACCATCCAAGCCCACGGCATCTCCTCCCTCCTCCAGGTCACCTCGGAAATCGACATCAAAAAAGGCAGCCTCGTTGCCGCCTGAACAGTTGCATTGCCCGCCGATTAGCCTACAACAAGCGCATTCATGAGCCGAATATTGATCATTGAAGACAGTGACTCGATGCGCGAGCAACTCGTCATGCTTCTATCAGACCTGAACCACAACTTATCGACCGCTTCCAACGGGCTCGAAGCGGTGCAAGTTGTGCGCCAGTCCGCCCCCTTCGATCTCATGATCACCGACATGTTCATGCCCGAAATGGACGGCATTGAGGCCATCGAGCAGATCAAGTCCCTCCAACCCGACATCAAAATCATCGCCATCTCCGGCGGCGGATTGGGCATGTCCGGTGCCGCCATGCTGGAGATTGCCGACGGACTCGGGGCCCAGAAGACCCTGCCCAAGCCTTTCCAACCGGAAGAACTGCGGCTGGCGGTGGAACAAGCCCTGGCCGCCTGAACCCACCTCCCTTCAATCAATGGAGTGGGATTAAAAAAAGTCCGCGCCTCGGTTTCCACCTTTCCGCATTGGACTCCCGCCCAAATAGCCGTATTCCAGCAGGGTGTTCGAGATTCTCAACCGCCTCGTCCTGCCCGATACCTGGCAGGCCGAGGCCATCCAACACGCCCGTTCCGGGCGCGATGTCGTCCTCGACGCCCCAACCGGGGCCGGGAAGACCTTTGTGGTCGAGAAACTCGTCGATTCCGGAACCTATTCCCGCCAGGTCATCTACACCGCACCCACCCGTGCCCTGGCCAATGACAAATTCGCCGAGTGGAAGCGCAAAGGGTGGCGGGTGGGGATCACCACCGGCGATCTGACCCTCGACCCCGACAGCCCGGTCCTCGTCGGCACCCTGGAGGCCGTCCAACGCCGGGCCCTCGATGCTCCCCCCGATCTCCTCGTGCTGGATGAGTACCAATGGCTCGCCCATCCCGAGCGGGGCAACCACTACGAGGGCCTCCTCATGGCCCTGCCCACCCGCGTCCGCCTGCTCCTGCTCAGCGGATCGGTGGCCAATCCGGGCGAAGTCACTGCATGGCTGCGCCGCCTCGGCCGCGCGGCCGAGACCGTCAGCCACCGCGAACGCCCGGTGCCGCTGGAGGAAGTCGACGGCGACGCCCTGGCCAAGCGCGTCCCCAGTGGCATTGAGGGATTCTGGGCCCGCTGCCTCACCGGCGCTCTGCGCGACGACCTCGGTCCCGTACTCGTCTTCGCCCCCCACCGGAAAGACGCTGAAAAAATCGCCCGCGGCCTGGCCCGCGAACTCCCACCCTGCA containing:
- a CDS encoding response regulator, translating into MSTTQTSPSPTHRTASFQTPSLPVALTVPLSGDHGQSDTVLRDALTHQTGKVSTPVRDRYSPGIKVDWANLVDSTATLPFNITLDQVQQFYREHPTEKYAAVLDRDRIVGLCSELSISRKLTVSRGLGYHVYSKTSLERHLEPTFLTIQRGTPVRDVLFRVMSRTEGFFDDVILTDERGKYLGLIRTQTMMLLQHRISQQQVDDLESLTLKLSDNNIELERARDTAMQAAEMKSTFLANMSHEIRTPLNGILGMIKILMRTELVPQQRRYATTVLNSANALLTILNDILDFSKIEAGKMTFEQINFDLSDVVEECVQLLSERAREKKIQIFSWIDLQAKTRIVSDSSRLRQVILNLASNAVKFTENGEVVVRIDQEKESPTHVTLRVSVKDTGIGVTPEVRERLFRPFEQGDRATNRKFGGTGLGLAICKRIVEMLGGSIGCESELGKGSTFWFLIDLPKQADTDHLAARREEDLWGLRMLIVDSSTTFGSYLEQHMGRWKVVSRITHDSAHALDIARSQADRGTLFDAVIVDYHLEPMNGLELARHFQADPRLARSRFILLTSFENELSADTLAQAGVAGTLPKPLKPSELYDKLAESLRSQPENRHIVSAVESQVPKSVPVVLSTPTPIPAPEPRTREISPAAVPAPPALATTQQERACPPLNLLLVEDSEVNREVAIILLSSWGHTVETAENGRVAVTMLQDRTFDGILMDCQMPEMDGYEATKVIRDPSSRVLDHDVPIVAMTANAMPGDREICIRAGMNDYVGKPIDEGELLQSLFRVARNKTQRAGSATTAQPMTPAPNPVDSLESAFTRSVPSLAVAAPPMDSTPNVVTAGAPSDPVEEEDDDAPYFPARLMSLFLNETSSRLAELRESLQREDMIVVQRIAHTIKGTAGNFRAHRLYEITRQIEKLSRDHDIQAIWPLMGQAEETFQNVKTKYLQSVAYQPGETPS
- the rsmI gene encoding 16S rRNA (cytidine(1402)-2'-O)-methyltransferase; the encoded protein is MAGKLYVVGTPIGNLEDITVRALRVLKEVDLVAAEDTRHTGLLLHHFGISVPQQSYHKFNESQRQAEFLQRLQDGGKIALVSDAGMPGVSDPGERLIRSCVRAGVDIEVVPGPSAVLHALVASGMKITPFYFGGFLPVKGGARRTELAAAGARDSTSVYFESPYRLLRTLEDCVLVLPERTVCVARELTKKFEEIRRGPASELLAHFLKGKVRGEITFVVAGSAGEGGH
- a CDS encoding MotA/TolQ/ExbB proton channel family protein — protein: MTTSGVFEIIQLGGPIMWALFACSVVGLGVFVERLIHFHRCSMPVEPFLKGIANLVRQGKHEEALERCDEAYGPAVRVVQAALMKRNLGKDDLKELTREVAQLQVPALEAHLPLLGMVAQISPLLGLLGTVVGMISTFMNMNHSMGAAPISDLAGGIWEALITTAGGLCVAIPAYVAHHYLISRLNTLITDMERSGIEIVQLLKLSSGPAAASEPVVAAKLPAAQP
- a CDS encoding response regulator, which encodes MSRILIIEDSDSMREQLVMLLSDLNHNLSTASNGLEAVQVVRQSAPFDLMITDMFMPEMDGIEAIEQIKSLQPDIKIIAISGGGLGMSGAAMLEIADGLGAQKTLPKPFQPEELRLAVEQALAA
- a CDS encoding response regulator: MSTIPDLNADSTVYLFDGRQQNGPMPYADLWALARSGKLPNHAFFWSPGMADWLPVSRLPVLRTPGVTASPCVLVIDDDVIMSEMISELIRQHKIEAVTADDFGPACQILEERGLDKFDAVITDFEMPGGTGVELVRWIKQRDRSLQVIMLTAQDNKEVVKLSLRSGVVDFLEKPVRKSALMNALDSAISQTLRQREERAAFMEMVRQRLVGKGVLAEQVMKELIFRESGLSNLLTKLDAISRYTAQLEQSGTSILPGSEVPQGSGPFSGVLGELSVMDILQMLIQSHKTGELKISRTDRTFVGSAYLDDGSIIHAASGPDQGHEALKSLLQCNRGYFSFDYGSEPQRRTIQAHGISSLLQVTSEIDIKKGSLVAA
- the pyk gene encoding pyruvate kinase — its product is MRRTKIIATLGPATENPETIREMIRLGVNIFRLNMSHATHAWVRTIVPVIREAATSLRRNTAILMDTQGPAIRTGDLPTKLDLKVGDKFTFTVRGTQSEEVFSVDTNYDDLVNDIKVGDIVLVDNGVIHMIVREKKDNALVCEVLTPGTLGSRRHINLPGVRVNLPCLTEKDLADLKVGIECQVDWVALSFVREGADITKLREVLAADGGGDIAVMAKIEDQSAVKNIGEIVDAADAIMVARGDLGIEWPYEELPIVQRRIVKHCIRKVKPVVVATHMLESMISSPVPTRAEITDVANAVFEQADAIMLSGETTVGKYPLRCVEVLDRVAQRIERSGGINFHQEIQVEAPRDQVSASAVHLANQVGADALFVFTRTGRIARIVAGLRPVCPIMAFTPDRRLSRRLCLLHGIYAHTLAFDESPLATIELAEEHIRGHQFMPPDAKVVIVTEMLVNQKRFWTAQLRTLG